A window of Pristis pectinata isolate sPriPec2 chromosome 33, sPriPec2.1.pri, whole genome shotgun sequence contains these coding sequences:
- the LOC127585561 gene encoding GATOR complex protein WDR24-like isoform X3, protein MARMPTALGGSAVSAKTMSCSLDAPANAISVCRDGTQVAVAGRNIFKIYGIEEEQLTERANLRVGRKPSLNFSCADVAWHQMDENLLATAATNGAVVTWNLGRPSRNKQDQLFMEHKRTVNKVCFHPAELYILLSGSQDGSMKCFDLRRKESICTFSGQSESVRDVHFSARDFFTFAATFENGNVQLWDMRRPDRCERMFTAHNGPVFSCDWHPDDRGCLVTGGRDKMVKVWDLTGYKARESHCVQTIASVAHVLWRPDRKYHIATCSMMVDHNIYVWDVRRPYVPFAMFEEHKDVTTGIAWRHAHDPHFLLSGSKDSTLYQHFFKDAQRPASRAIPEGLSVGLFGDVAFAVKESLCSAEGSRKSYGPDRRYPFFFIRRQDPAEQFTNVSSALSVFESQPGAASMDWFAQTARRYGLSGGPLPELCDRNAAVARQLKRYQVAQIWTMLKIIYAGACAAGTVGSVGQGSGKAGHPLSSFTLKDGTAALGSEAKLDRGRLENRQDSLPLDSTITLLQTNEDNEETEGSDAPADYLFGDGEGDEDDLFIVDHENAPVEEHEFILPQEGFPLRHEILDHPTTLDHFQDKTDSPHISGNEADSVSLTPTEGISLVSVSQPPFEHGFSTDYFNPIVRDMMCFYAEQGDVQMAISVLIVLGDRIRKEIDEQTQEHWYTSYIDLLQRFRLWNVANEVIKLSTCRSINCLNQASTTLHVNCNNCKRPMNTHGWMCERCRRGASKCAVCHHAVKGLFVWCQGCTHGGHLQHVMDWFQFHTHCPTGCGHLCEYT, encoded by the exons ATGGCGCGGATGCCCACGGCTTTGGGTGGCAGTGCCGTCAGTGCCAAGACCATGTCCTGCAGCCTGGACGCCCCCGCCAACGCCATCAGCGTCTGCCGCGACGGCACCCAAGTGGCGGTCGCCGGGCGCAACATCTTCAAGATCTACGGCATCGAAGAGGAGCAGCTGACAGAGAGGGCCAACCTGCGGGTTGGCCGCAAGCCCTCCCTGAACTTCAGCTGCGCCGACGTGGCCTGGCACCAGATGGACGAGAACCTGCTGGCCACGGCGGCCACCAACGGCGCCGTGGTGACCTGGAACCTGGGCAGGCCCTCCCGTAACAAGCAGGACCAGCTCTTCATGGAGCATAAGCGCACCGTCAACAAGGTCTGCTTCCACCCGGCAGAGCTGTACATCCTGCTGAGCGGCTCCCAGGACGGCTCCATGAAGTGCTTCGACCTGAGGAGGAAGGAATCCATCTGCACCTTTTCAG GTCAATCAGAGAGCGTGCGTGACGTCCACTTCAGCGCCCGAGACTTCTTCACCTTCGCCGCCACCTTCGAGAATGGCAATGTGCAACTGTGGGACATGCGGAGACCGGACCGGTGCGAGAGGATGTTTACGGCTCACAATGGGCCGGTCTTCTCCTGTGACTGGCACCCGGATGACAG AGGCTGTCTGGTGACGGGCGGCCGGGACAAGATGGTCAAAGTGTGGGACCTGACAGGCTACAAAGCCCGGGAGAGCCACTGTGTGCAGACCATTGCCTCTGTGGCTCACGTGCTGTGGCGGCCGGACCGCAAGTACCACATCGCCACCTGCTCCATGATGGTGGACCACAACATCTACGTGTGGGACGTACGCCGACCGTACGTCCCCTTCGCCATGTTCGAGGAGCACAAGGACGTGACCACAGGCATCGCCTGGCGCCACGCCCATGACCCGCACTTCCTTCTCTCCGGGTCCAAGGACAGCACGCTCTACCAACACTTCTTCAAGGATGCCCAGCGTCCAGCCAGCCGGGCCATCCCAGAAGGGCTGTCGGTCGGCCTGTTTGGTGACGTGGCATTCGCCGTCAAGGAGAGCCTGTGCTCAGCCGAGGGCTCCCGCAAGTCCTACGGCCCCGACCGCCGCTACCCCTTCTTCTTCATCCGGCGCCAGGACCCCGCCGAGCAGTTCACCAACGTGTCGAGCGCCCTCAGCGTCTTTGAGTCGCAGCCCGGGGCAGCCTCCATGGACTGGTTCGCCCAGACGGCCCGCCGCTATGGCCTGAGCGGCGGCCCCCTCCCCGAGCTGTGCGACCGCAACGCCGCCGTGGCCCGGCAGCTGAAGCGTTACCAGGTGGCCCAGATCTGGACCATGCTGAAGATCATCTACGCTGGGGCGTGCGCAGCGGGGACCGTGGGCAGTGTGGGGCAGGGCTCGGGCAAGGCAGGGCACCCCCTCAGcag CTTTACTTTGAAAGACGGCACCGCGGCGTTAGGAAGTGAAGCCAAACTTGACAGAGGCCGACTGGAAAACCGTCAGGACAGCCTGCCCCTGGATTCGACCATTACTTTGCTGCAAACCAATGAAG ATAACGAGGAGACCGAGGGCAGCGACGCCCCAGCAGATTACCTGTTTGGTGACGGTGAGGGTGACGAGGACGATTTATTCATTGTCGATCATGAGAATGCTCCAG TAGAAGAGCACGAGTTCATTCTCCCACAGGAGGGCTTCCCTCTGCGTCACGAAATCCTGGATCACCCGACCACCCTGGACCACTTCCAGGACAAGACCGACTCCCCCCACATCAGCGGCAACGAGGCGGATTCGGTCTCCCTGACGCCGACCGAGGGCATTTCTCTTGTCTCAGTCTCGCAGCCTCCCTTCGAGCACGGCTTTTCCACCGACTACTTCAACCCCATAGTCAGGGACATGATGTGCTTCTACGCCGAGCAGGGAGACGTGCAGATGGCAATATCCGTACTGATCGTGCTTGGAGACAGGATCAGAAAAGAAATCGATGAGCAGACACAG GAGCATTGGTACACGTCCTACATCGACCTCCTACAGCGATTCCGACTTTGGAACGTGGCCAACGAGGTGATCAAACTGAGCACGTGCCGATCCATCAACTGCCTGAACCAGGCCTCTACCACCCTGCACGTCAACTGCAACAACTGCAAGCGGCCAATGAATACCCACGGCTGGATGTGCGAGAG GTGTCGACGGGGAGCGAGCAAGTGTGCTGTGTGCCACCACGCGGTGAAGGGCTTGTTCGTCTGGTGTCAGGGATGCACTCATGGAGGACACCTCCAGCACGTCATGGACTGGTTCCAATTCCACACCCACTGCCCGACAGGATGCGGACACCTCTGTGAATACACTTAA